The Primulina tabacum isolate GXHZ01 chromosome 10, ASM2559414v2, whole genome shotgun sequence region GCCCCACTTCGGAGAAAAGCAGAAAAAAACGGTTAAACGGTAGTTTGACGTAATTAAGACGTTTAGTTAAGTGTGTTTAAGCACAATTAATCGCATCtatctatttttaaattttttattttgaatgtatgtctttttattttaaaataataaattagatttataatttagatatttatttttaaattttaattattaagcATATCTGATAATGATCTGacaaatatttaacattttttattGTGGTCTAgttgcaaaaacaaataaagattgtaattttgagatttttatgcttttataaatatgagaattaatgcatcagacttaaattatcatatttatgtattattttatctatttattggtttgagataattacaatTACACTAAAGATAAAAAAAGTTTTTCCACGTTTAAGCCTGTTCTAATTTTGCTTAAGCTTGAAAAACTTGGAGCTCAACATCCGCACTTCGGGACGCTTCACGCTTTTTAGAAGCTTGCTAATTAGAGAATCTCAAACTTAGAACTCTCGGAACTTCTGTTTCAGAAAacaaaaactaatttttaaacCACGTTCAACTATAAAGCTGCGTAATTTTGTTGGAAACTTCGCTATATAAATAAACATTACTATCAAGAACATCCTTGAATGTTCCATACCTGCCCAAAACTACTACGTCCGTGGGCACTGCTAAATCCATACAAAgcttgaacaaaatttattacCAAATgctacatcataaataatatgcaataGCTGAGAAATATGCTTTTGAATTATTACACGACACTCATACCTTCTATAAACAGTAAGACGTACAAACGAGACCGAGCAGGAAGCTGATATACGAAAGATGTCGAATCGCATATCCAGAAGATGCCAATGCTTTTAGACACCCTCGTGATACAAAAAGGAAAGGAAAGAAAAGAATACCGTTCAGGATCTTCACATTCACAATCAACTACGTGCCGAGGCAGCTGGATTGCTATTCGGTAATGATGCTAAAccagctccagattcttgagtAGTACTGTTCCCTTCGACAGCATGCCGTATAAATTCTTCGGGAGACATGTGGGAGCCATGGCAAGCACACACTATCCTTATTTGAGTAGGACTGTATCGGTACGTCACGCCAGATATTGTCCTTCCATTGGGGCTCGGGTCGGTGGTAGATATCCAAGGAAGGTTCGGATATGTACCACGGCCTCCAAATTTCAGGTCTGCAGCAATCCCTGGTCTTATAGCAGGATATTCCAAAGGAAATGATTCAGCTCTGGGCTGATCAGATGTTTCCCTCACATGATGGGTTATGTTGTTTCCTGTGAGATCACCTTCGTGAGAAATAGAGCCTTCTTCCAGAACATGGTGTTTTCCATTACTTTTCCCATGTTCAATTGCTCTACCATCATACTGTGTAGATTCAAAGGACTCGTGAACATTCAAAGGTGTGGCTCCTACACCGAGAATACAAAGTATTAAGAAAGTCAATTGCATTTCCATCGGCCAACTGACAGATATCGCGAATTAAAAACAATTAGACCCAAAGTTTTGTACAAACTTAATGATAAGGtgaaaagaacaagaataatGGTGAAACCAATTGATATATTTAGTCAAGTGTCGTGGCTGCGCAAAAATGCTGCGTGTAAAGACGATAGATGAATAGTATGAGCTTTAgaagaaaattatttaaaaacatttaGGGAAATGTCAAAAGTAATCTTACTGGACACAAATTTACGATCTGCTCTAAAATTGCACATCAGCATATCTATAATTGCATCTTACTTCAACCTAGGAAATCAAACAGCATCATAGGTGTTCTTTTTCTGGGATTAGGAGTGAATAATACAAATTATAAAACGAACCGAAAGATGAATAAACATTCACATGCAACTAGGGCCGCAAATCTATTGTTTTCACAAACATGATCGAACTATTGTTTTCCATTATGAATCAAGtcaacatctcataaaataattatttaagaagcAATTAAAACAGTACTTGCATTAGCATTGATACAAAAGCAATGTCTGCAACTGAGAAATAAGCATGAACTACAAGTTAGTGCTCAAAAGAAGTTAAAAATTATGTTGTAAGCATATTTACTTCTGTAACAGTAAACAAAAAGATCCAAAAAAACTCTCAGATTGCACGCACTGAAAATAACGTCAAATTGATAACATGCTTTGAATTGAAGCATGGAGCTAAAGTTCTCCATTTTATACAAACTGCTCATgaggttaaaatattttataacaaTGGTTTAATTCTTAAGAGATTTACAAACCAACCAAAGGACATTTTGTTATGAGGAAACAGCAATCAACTCAAAAAGGCAAATTTTGTGATAACTGAAATTCAATGTAATTATGGTATAAACTTATAATAATAAGAGAGGAGACCAGTATCAGAAGATAAGTGCAAGTCATGATCATGTCTCAACCACCACTCATTTCCAATATGACGCAATAATCTAGTCGATCGTTGGTTGAACATCACAAACTCTTGAGCTCTAAGATTAGCCTTTCAGCTTGTACtatattttacttaaaataacatgaAAAAGATATAATGAACAATGAAAGTGTGACCTTGATTAAGCTTTCTACTGTCATTTTGCATGTCTGAGTTTGTGGGATTCTTTCCCAAAAACCCAGAGCGGATCTGTTGATGATGAGAATCAATGCCTCGAGAATTCTCCTTGTCCAACACCGGAATCTGAACAGAAGGGTATCCAAACATCAAAGGAAAATTGGGAGGTACACCCGTCTGGATAGAAGATCGCTCACTATTCCCGCTAGTCATACCATGGATCACTACAGGCAATGGATAGGTAGAAAGGCTAGGCACACCAGAGAGATTAGAATCCTTCACAGATTGTGAGTAAGTCATGTTCGCTAGGTTCGTCGGTTGAGATGGAAAAGGAACACTATAGGAACTTGGCAAGTTCGATATATCGAACTCCTTTTCTGATGGAACGGCAAATCTCTTTGAACCTAAATGTTCTGTGCCGCTTGGATCGCCAAATGCATGAAGCTCCTTTCGTGTACCAGATAGGCTTCCACTTTCTACGACACTTTTTGAGACATAATCATATCGGGAAACTTGCCTTGATGTCGCACCATCCACTTCTGAATCTGCTACATCTTCATTTTCGGCAGCTGTCCCATCACATGTGTTTATGGAAATGTGAGACGTCCTACTTTTATCAGACAAATCAGGGTGATTATTTTCTCTCTCACGCCTCTTCTGATGGCACATCTCATTAAATGGGCATTTTCTCTTTTCACCAACACCTgatctcttttcttcttcttcgactTCAGTCAACCTCCTCTCATTTGTCGCCCATGTTTCCCCAGTTATCGAATTCTTGGAAGTTTCTGAATCCACAGATGCTTTGCTGAAGTTTTCATAGAAGTTATCTTCGGATTTTAGGGGATGTTGTTGGTTTCCACCTTCTAGAAAATTCTTGAACTCGTTAATCAATTTGCTACCCCTGTCACCTTCGTCTGTTCTGACGTCTGATGAGCTCCCATATTTACCTTTCAGTGAATTGTTACTTCCACCACAAGGTAAAGCCAAACTCAGATCAAGTCCTTTCTCATCTTCCATaaccaataaaataaaatacctcaCACGTTTAACCCTCTAACCACCTCGTCGAGTCGCAAAAAAGCCTTCAAAACAGTAATACGTGACTAAAAACAATCTGGCTGAAATATCTGTATCAAAACATATTTGACTAGAGGACATAAGAGGGTACCAAAGAGTGCGATAGTATGGAAAAGGCAAGgcaataaaatattcatttcacAGCATAGACTAAATACTAAAACATTTAACAAAAGTGAAAACCTTAGAGCAACCACAATGGGTGTTAAATGAGTGTTATAACACCCATTTAACACCCTTTCTCCATTGTGAGTGGGCGTAGAGAGAAAGGGGGGCGTTCATATGTTTGAACGCTCCTCTGTCtgcttattttttaaaaaaaatttgacatttagcgacggttttttatttACGACGGATTTTCAGAAACCGTCGCTGAACGCGGGCCCCACACACGTGATGATGTTTCCTTATTTAATGTCATTTAATGTATaggtttaaatttcaaattttcattttttaaaaataaattcggatattaaaataaattaaaaataatgttcAATTAAAAACTAACggttgtttttatttataaaattaaaaaaaaaatttaacggcTAATTAACGTCtagtttaataaaaaaataatatattcatctataaatattcaCACACTAcacaaattatttcaaacatcaaaacatattaTTCTTCACTCAAAAAATCttgtttcttctttttatttactCCAAAATGTCTCAATATTCAAGTAGTTCAACCTCTAGCTCGACAAGTGAAAACGAAGTCCAAGCTGAAGTTGATGACGAAGATTATGATCCGGGGAAAAAGCTAATGTCATTGATACTTCAACAAAGTCGACAAATAGTTGAAGCATATCAAagcataaaattaaattattttacgtactaaatatataaaaacatattattattaatataaattaataataatttaaatttcttaaaaaatttgaaattgaatttatttaatttaaagtaagaataagatgaatgagtggacagcgggacctacaaataatgagtgtgaatgttaaaatgaatgtgaGAGAATAGATGTGTTAATGTAATGTGTATGTGGCATGTGGACCATACGATTTTTGATGAGGTGGTGGGTATTATAACAATAACGAATGCGGGTGCCCTTATAGATCAAGTTTAGTAACATATACATGGAAATTGAACCAAAATTCATTAAATTCAACCATAAAACCCACTAATGAAAAAGAACAAACTAAACGTTCCAAACAGGAAATCTCGCATCTAAGCTGAGTTAATGTGATCAATAACACAAAATCTTGAACTTGATCAGCGTTTCTGATCTTTTCTCTatctttctatgccataacttACCGCTTATTACTCATGTAACGCTGACCAACAAAACAATATCGTCAAACAACACTTTTTTCTCAACTTAACAGAAGATACAAATTTAAGAAACCAACCAAATCAAGCAACTTCCACTTTTTAGATCTGACCAAATAAACAGACAAAACTAATTTTACATTAATAAGTTAACAAAAAAGAGCCGTAGAATTATGCGAAAAACCCAAAAATAATTATCCTCCAAAATAAGCAGAAACCCACAAAAGTTAAAACACAGTTGCGAATAAATGCTACTCTATTGAAAGGAGAAACTAAAAAAGCACAAAAAAAGGAACAAATACCCATACCTGAGGAAGAAGAAAATTCCGCGAGCAAGGTGTTTACTCTAGCAGACAACGAGGTAAATTCGTGGAGGCGAGTCCCGGAAATGTGAGCCAGCGGTATCTAAGCCAGGAGACCTCACTTTAATATTATTCTTATGAAGCACGtgctattttatttatttatttatttttaaccaTCCGGTTTGATAATTAATTGCTCATCCTAAGATTAAGAGTAGCAGTTGtaaataataattaagcaattataTCAAATATATAACTTGTAGagttaaaatgtgaatattttaattttttaaagcgTTTGATATATGTTAGTAATGAGTAAATTTACTAACATaagtttttatgattttttaattattaaataaaaaatattacttttatatattgacaagtggaatttttttttaaaaaaattatggtgACATAGAGCTAGATAAATAAAAagtgagtaggtctcttgtgagacgatctcaagaatctttatatatgagacgggtcaatcctaccgatattcacaataaaaagtaatattttttcatggataatccaaataagagatctgtcccAGATAATGTTTGTATAGTTTAttttatggcaaaaacttgtatgagacggtctcacgggtcgtattttgtaagacggatctcttatttggttcatccataaaaaaatattactttttatgctaagagtattactttttattgtgaatatcggtagggttgacccgtctcacagataaagattcgtgagaccgtctcacaagagacttactcttattctaaatattttttaacttctatttataatttctgaatattttattaagtaaaaaaataatttaaaatttatagtaAGACGTTGCAAACAATAACACCAATTACAAAAATGCTTCCTTTTAAAGCTCGTGAAATTGGAGATGGCGGAGCAAGCAAGAGTCAAAACTCAggtcaataaaatatatatgattcatttaaaatttaattaaataaaaaaagtttgattttttaaaatcgaGAAAATATAGTTGACTTTGTTAGGTATGTGAGATCATTAATTAGTTAGGTTTaacttttgaattttaaaaaaatattttttaatcgcTCTCGTCCGCACGTTTATTTCAGTTGTTTATCTCTTTTCATTCAATCTATTTTTCTTTCCATTCTTGCTATTTTTGTGTTCCCTCAAattaaacaaaacaaaatttaatcaaatatcatttgaagaTTTGTAAGAGAAGTAGTTATTACAAAATTTGTATAGTAGTAATATTGTAACAATTTTACAGAAATCGGTTTCTTTCGAGATTGTGATTCGTTTATTGGGTAGAAGTGTGAATGGGTCGAGCAAGGTTGAGTAGGTCGATCCCATGAGTTGAGTGGGTCGAACATGATTGTAGTGGGTCGAGCAGGGGTAGAGTCTTGTTGCATATTTCAAATGGGTCGTGGGTTGAGTGGGTCGAGCATGTTGCATATGTTAGTATTGCCCCATGTGATCGAGAGAAGACGTGGAAGAAGAAAACAAGATAAATTTTCTTATATTGGAGAATTTAGTAGAAGATCCGGTTGAATGATATGCAATTTGTTTGAATTTAAAGACAATCGATTTTATTAATATGTTgagttttgtttttttcttgacAGAGATTTTAATGTGTTTGTGATAGAGTGGGTCGAGTTGGTGGAGTTTGGGTGGAGTGAGTTATTGTACTTTGTTTGTGATGGAATGAGTTGAGTGAATGGAGTTTGGGTGGAGTGGGTGGATTTTTGGGTTGAGTTGGTGCATTTTGGGTGGTGGAATGGGTCGAGTTTGGGGTTTGAGGTTTAGGGTTTAGAGTTTGGGGTTTGAGTCGATTTTAGTTCGAGTAAATAATTTGAGTCGAGATTGAGTCTAATTGTTAAACATGTTAACAcctaaataatttatatttacgtcaaacattttaatatgcgataattaaaagataaaaattgatAATCAAAAGATACTGAttgaatttaatataaaaattgataatgttataatatataattaacatCTAATGGTGATGATGTGAAATATAATTAGAATGTATTTCaagtatataaataatttataattatataaacattttaatatgagatatatattataatttaagtaaGTTGCTAAAAGATATTCATAAAAATGATAATGTTATAATATCATCGTAAATGCTACCAAATGTTAAGTTGTTTAGTCGAGCCTAATGTTAAGAATGTATCGTTTAATCGAGCCTAATGTTAAGAATTAATGCAAAACTACCCACTCGACCAATCGAGCATACTGTTTAGTCGAACTATGTTTACTCGACCCATATTAATATGAGTTGAATGTTTAATGTATCTCAATGAGTTGAGCTCAATGTTTAGTAGCATGAGCGTGGGTCGATGGGTCTCATTTTTAGTCGTGTAAGCGTGCGTTGAGCATGAGTCGATGGGTCGTAAAGTTAATTTACAATCAAAGAAGGCAaaaaactcgtgtgagacggtctcacgggtcgtattttgtgagacggatatcttatttagatcatccatgaaaaaatattactttttatgctaagtgtattactttttattgtgaatattggtagggttgacccgtctcacagataaagattcgtgagaccgtctcacaagagacctactcatcaAAGAATTGATTCATTCCAAGTTTCGTGGAAAAGtaaatctgaaaaaaaaaattattacttattgtaaaaattaaaattgttttGTGTTATAAAGTAAAAATTGTGTCGAGGCTCGACCCAATGCTTCGACCAAACATCAAGCCTCGACCCACCACTTGGGTCGAGTTCTTAACATCGGAGCTCGACCTCGACCCAGATGTAAATTGGGTCGAGTTTCTTACAAGCTCGACCCAATGTTAAACTTCAGCCCAAAATTCGTTGTGTGTGTGTCGAAATCGATCTATTTAGGATGGACAATAAGTCGAACAAGAAACCAACAAATAGATCTATAATTGAAGAACTTGTTAACCATGAGTAGAACTCGACACAATCAAAAAATTAgtggtaaaaataaaaataataagttaattattTCGTTGAAATTCTTTCGAACCAATATCTTGTAAACTCATTGTTACAACGTGTACATTGAAAAACCAAACAAATTAGACAAAAATGTGCTAGAAAGAattatccaaaaaaaaaaaaattgacatgaACGTAGTGAGATGTAGGTCgtggatattttaaaattttaaaattaattaaatttaattaaattttattatatataaacttaaaattaaaatttaaatatataatcaaaaaaacttatattttaaataaacttttatatataaagttaaaattaaaatttaaatatataatcaaaaaaactt contains the following coding sequences:
- the LOC142504835 gene encoding ninja-family protein mc410-like isoform X2 is translated as MEDEKGLDLSLALPCGGSNNSLKGKYGSSSDVRTDEGDRGSKLINEFKNFLEGGNQQHPLKSEDNFYENFSKASVDSETSKNSITGETWATNERRLTEVEEEEKRSGVGEKRKCPFNEMCHQKRRERENNHPDLSDKSRTSHISINTCDGTAAENEDVADSEVDGATSRQVSRYDYVSKSVVESGSLSGTRKELHAFGDPSGTEHLGSKRFAVPSEKEFDISNLPSSYSVPFPSQPTNLANMTYSQSVKDSNLSGVPSLSTYPLPVVIHGMTSGNSERSSIQTGVPPNFPLMFGYPSVQIPVLDKENSRGIDSHHQQIRSGFLGKNPTNSDMQNDSRKLNQATPLNVHESFESTQYDGRAIEHGKSNGKHHVLEEGSISHEGDLTGNNITHHVRETSDQPRAESFPLEYPAIRPGIAADLKFGGRGTYPNLPWISTTDPSPNGRTISGVTYRYSPTQIRIVCACHGSHMSPEEFIRHAVEGNSTTQESGAGLASLPNSNPAASARS
- the LOC142504835 gene encoding ninja-family protein mc410-like isoform X1, whose protein sequence is MEDEKGLDLSLALPCGGSNNSLKGKYGSSSDVRTDEGDRGSKLINEFKNFLEGGNQQHPLKSEDNFYENFSKASVDSETSKNSITGETWATNERRLTEVEEEEKRSGVGEKRKCPFNEMCHQKRRERENNHPDLSDKSRTSHISINTCDGTAAENEDVADSEVDGATSRQVSRYDYVSKSVVESGSLSGTRKELHAFGDPSGTEHLGSKRFAVPSEKEFDISNLPSSYSVPFPSQPTNLANMTYSQSVKDSNLSGVPSLSTYPLPVVIHGMTSGNSERSSIQTGVPPNFPLMFGYPSVQIPVLDKENSRGIDSHHQQIRSGFLGKNPTNSDMQNDSRKLNQGATPLNVHESFESTQYDGRAIEHGKSNGKHHVLEEGSISHEGDLTGNNITHHVRETSDQPRAESFPLEYPAIRPGIAADLKFGGRGTYPNLPWISTTDPSPNGRTISGVTYRYSPTQIRIVCACHGSHMSPEEFIRHAVEGNSTTQESGAGLASLPNSNPAASARS